The Grimontia kaedaensis genome has a window encoding:
- a CDS encoding EAL domain-containing protein has protein sequence MFATKKSANLVRNYKLDEFHFFNVNNTIQIGAINDIGSWVVKFSVFSQPIVRRFGHFEKKARELLFRPHNIDDVDAFYNGLSRENKRNLAEEQIKFLTSQVRKRNINLDEGELIFINMEPEVLSFLTVEVYELYQALFYAGANLVIEITERNIERLDLKSVYRLFDLGVEFALDDFDLMGRHLDFSLVANECFRFIKIELDMALQYKNTVSEIRESFGKEVIVERVEFQESMLEVMTLHCDYLQGYLLADPQLL, from the coding sequence ATGTTTGCTACTAAGAAATCTGCGAATTTAGTCCGTAATTACAAGCTGGATGAATTTCATTTTTTTAATGTTAATAATACTATCCAAATCGGGGCGATCAACGATATTGGAAGTTGGGTTGTAAAGTTTAGTGTTTTTAGTCAGCCTATAGTTAGACGATTTGGCCATTTCGAAAAAAAAGCGAGAGAGTTACTCTTTAGACCACATAATATTGATGATGTGGACGCTTTTTATAATGGTTTATCACGAGAGAACAAGAGAAACCTTGCTGAGGAACAAATCAAATTCCTAACATCACAGGTTAGGAAGAGAAATATTAACCTCGATGAAGGTGAACTGATATTTATCAATATGGAACCTGAGGTGTTATCGTTTCTAACTGTGGAGGTTTATGAACTTTACCAAGCGCTTTTTTACGCTGGCGCGAATTTAGTTATTGAAATTACGGAACGAAATATTGAACGACTTGATCTTAAAAGTGTATATAGACTTTTTGACCTTGGGGTTGAGTTTGCGCTTGACGATTTCGACCTGATGGGGCGGCACTTGGACTTTTCGCTTGTGGCGAATGAATGTTTTCGCTTTATAAAGATTGAGCTTGATATGGCGTTACAATATAAAAACACTGTATCTGAAATAAGAGAAAGTTTTGGTAAAGAAGTGATCGTTGAGCGTGTTGAATTTCAAGAGTCTATGTTAGAGGTTATGACGTTACATTGTGACTACCTACAAGGATATTTATTGGCTGATCCACAGTTGCTTTAA
- a CDS encoding error-prone DNA polymerase, with protein sequence MTTPSDNRPLTFSELHCKTNYSFLTGASHPEELVVRAATLGYHALAITDECSLAGVVRAHTINRDQNLGLKLIIGSEITFQDEKLVLLCPNRQAYGELARLITQARMRSEKGHYQVFSDDFSHITQCLCIWLPTLKHKKKAKPSDFQNWLKSTFEERLWIGVERLLLPNESTYLAMVESLAKELTLPIVCTNDVLMHHPRRQPLLDVITAIRLGRPLQQCGFELPRNGEQALKPIEKLEKLYPESWRRETQRIAAKCAFCLSELRYEYPAELVPDGFTASSYLRHLVEEGIGKRFPNGIKPEIRATIDKELGLIAEQQYEYFFLTIYDIVQYAKSQGILYQGRGSAANSVVCYCLEITAVNPEKINVLFERFISKERNEPPDIDVDFEHERREEVFRYIYQKYGRQRAAIAATVITYRFKSAFRDVGKALGLNETQLDYYIKNLNHRDKGLDKGEQLEALGLDTQSHLGRWLLELVEEIRGFPRHLSQHVGGFIISAGPLYELVPVENAAMAERSVIQWDKDDLESLGLLKVDILALGMLSAIRKAFAIIDKQHQRSLSIADITAMGDDPIVYQQLQKADSVGVFQVESRAQMSMLPRLRPNCYYDLVIQIAIVRPGPIQGDMVHPYLKRRWGEEKITYPSEEVKSVLSRTMGVPIFQEQVIQLAMVAAGFSGGEADQLRRAMAAWKRSGKLASFREKLINGMQERGYNIEFAEQIFRQIQGFGEYGFPESHSASFAVLAYTSSWLKHYYPVAFYCSLLNSQPMGFYSPSQLLQDASRHHVQILPVCVNRSQWDHQQITVQGKPALQLGFRIVKGLSDISAEKLLRCRPSTGFQHLNDIRKCGLSRGDLEALASANATKALASNRFSARWQMMDDSHVLPLFSSSQPDCSDANAITAPSAVEDLIEDYAATGLTLGKHPIALLDESGKLGKHRLANELDTLRSGSAITVAGVVTGRQRPGTASGVTFVTLEDHTGNINVVVWLATARAQNTPFVTAKILKVKGILEREGDVVHVVAGRLIDMTHTLDQLLIHSRDFQ encoded by the coding sequence ATGACAACACCTTCTGATAACCGCCCACTAACCTTTTCAGAACTGCACTGTAAAACCAATTACAGCTTCCTGACCGGCGCTTCCCACCCGGAAGAACTGGTTGTTCGCGCTGCCACCTTGGGATACCACGCACTCGCTATTACAGATGAATGCTCGCTTGCTGGCGTAGTACGTGCTCACACCATAAACCGCGACCAAAACCTTGGCCTTAAGCTGATCATTGGTTCAGAAATCACCTTTCAGGACGAAAAACTGGTACTACTTTGCCCAAACCGGCAAGCCTATGGTGAGCTCGCACGCCTTATTACCCAAGCCAGAATGCGCAGTGAAAAAGGGCACTATCAGGTATTCAGTGATGATTTCAGCCACATCACACAGTGTCTTTGCATCTGGCTACCGACACTCAAACATAAAAAAAAAGCCAAGCCTTCTGATTTTCAGAACTGGCTGAAGAGTACGTTTGAAGAAAGACTCTGGATAGGCGTTGAACGGCTGTTATTGCCCAATGAATCCACCTATCTGGCCATGGTCGAATCGCTGGCAAAGGAGCTCACCCTACCGATTGTCTGCACCAACGATGTATTGATGCATCACCCTCGCCGCCAGCCGTTGTTAGATGTGATCACTGCCATTCGGCTCGGCAGGCCCTTGCAGCAATGCGGCTTTGAATTACCCAGAAATGGTGAGCAGGCACTCAAACCGATTGAGAAACTGGAAAAGCTCTATCCAGAAAGCTGGCGAAGAGAGACCCAGCGTATTGCCGCCAAATGTGCCTTCTGCCTCAGTGAGCTTCGCTATGAATACCCTGCAGAACTGGTTCCAGATGGGTTTACCGCCAGCAGTTACTTGCGCCACTTAGTAGAAGAAGGCATTGGAAAACGTTTCCCGAACGGGATTAAGCCAGAGATCCGCGCAACCATTGATAAAGAGCTGGGGCTGATTGCCGAACAGCAGTACGAGTATTTTTTCCTCACCATTTACGACATTGTGCAGTACGCGAAATCACAGGGCATTCTGTATCAAGGCCGTGGGTCAGCGGCGAACTCTGTGGTGTGTTATTGCCTTGAAATCACCGCGGTGAACCCGGAGAAAATCAATGTCCTGTTCGAGCGGTTTATCTCTAAAGAACGTAATGAACCGCCGGATATTGATGTCGACTTCGAGCACGAACGGCGCGAGGAAGTTTTCCGCTACATCTACCAAAAGTATGGCCGTCAGCGTGCGGCTATTGCCGCGACAGTGATTACCTACCGTTTTAAAAGTGCGTTTCGCGATGTCGGCAAGGCGTTGGGGCTCAATGAAACCCAATTGGATTACTACATTAAAAATCTTAACCACCGCGACAAAGGGCTGGATAAAGGTGAGCAACTTGAAGCGCTGGGGCTGGATACCCAATCACATCTTGGGCGCTGGCTTCTGGAGTTGGTTGAAGAAATCCGCGGCTTTCCACGTCACCTAAGCCAACATGTCGGCGGTTTTATTATCTCCGCAGGCCCTTTGTATGAACTGGTGCCAGTGGAAAATGCCGCCATGGCAGAGCGCAGTGTGATCCAATGGGACAAAGATGATCTGGAATCCCTTGGGCTGCTGAAAGTAGACATTCTGGCACTGGGTATGTTGAGCGCTATACGCAAAGCTTTTGCCATTATCGATAAGCAGCATCAGCGCAGTTTGTCGATTGCTGACATCACCGCCATGGGTGATGATCCTATTGTCTATCAACAACTCCAGAAAGCAGATTCTGTCGGCGTGTTTCAGGTGGAATCTCGCGCACAGATGAGCATGCTACCAAGGCTTCGCCCGAACTGTTATTACGATCTGGTCATTCAAATTGCCATTGTCCGCCCCGGTCCGATTCAGGGAGATATGGTACACCCATACCTCAAAAGGCGCTGGGGCGAAGAGAAAATCACTTACCCATCGGAAGAGGTAAAATCTGTCTTATCCCGAACCATGGGCGTACCCATTTTTCAGGAGCAGGTGATCCAGCTTGCCATGGTCGCCGCAGGATTCAGTGGCGGCGAAGCCGACCAACTTCGCCGAGCAATGGCGGCGTGGAAACGCAGTGGCAAGCTAGCCTCTTTTCGTGAAAAGCTGATCAACGGCATGCAAGAGCGCGGTTATAATATTGAGTTCGCCGAGCAAATCTTCCGCCAGATTCAGGGCTTTGGTGAGTATGGCTTCCCCGAATCTCACAGTGCTTCGTTCGCGGTATTGGCTTACACCTCTTCATGGCTAAAACACTACTATCCGGTCGCCTTTTACTGCTCGCTGCTCAACAGTCAGCCTATGGGCTTCTATAGTCCGTCACAGCTATTGCAGGACGCCTCCCGTCATCATGTGCAAATTCTCCCTGTTTGCGTCAACCGCAGCCAGTGGGATCACCAACAGATCACGGTGCAAGGAAAGCCCGCACTGCAACTTGGCTTTCGTATCGTGAAAGGCTTATCCGACATTAGCGCAGAGAAGTTATTGCGATGTCGCCCCAGCACTGGATTCCAGCATCTCAACGATATCAGAAAATGCGGATTGAGCCGGGGCGATTTGGAAGCCCTAGCCAGTGCTAATGCCACCAAAGCACTTGCAAGTAATCGCTTTTCTGCCCGCTGGCAGATGATGGATGACAGTCATGTTCTGCCACTATTTTCCAGCTCACAGCCCGACTGCTCTGATGCTAACGCGATTACCGCACCTTCGGCGGTGGAAGACTTGATTGAAGATTACGCAGCGACAGGCCTGACGCTCGGCAAGCACCCTATCGCACTGCTGGATGAAAGCGGAAAATTGGGCAAGCACCGATTGGCCAATGAGCTCGATACCCTACGTTCAGGCTCAGCGATAACCGTTGCTGGAGTGGTGACTGGCAGACAGCGCCCCGGCACAGCCAGTGGCGTGACCTTCGTGACGCTGGAAGACCATACCGGAAACATCAATGTGGTGGTGTGGCTTGCTACTGCGCGAGCGCAAAACACCCCTTTTGTGACAGCAAAGATATTAAAGGTGAAAGGGATTCTTGAGCGAGAAGGCGATGTGGTGCATGTGGTAGCAGGAAGGTTGATCGACATGACGCACACCCTCGATCAGCTACTCATCCATTCTCGAGATTTTCAATGA
- a CDS encoding Y-family DNA polymerase gives MILWLYLHFPTLLLDTLIRDNRVKTPLIVLSRTTGHVYQANAQAREYGIVTGNDLGTASALCHGLDVADYDEQAETHRLLQLASLLYQVNADIIPYAPDGLLMKVTPMLKLYGSLDNYWQSLLPVISGEQVQYHFALSPYPEAARWLARANADCGYLTPEATEQALAALSVRELGFTEKNVVQLERMGIRHAKQLLALSVDSLGQRFGKPLTAHLRSLTQKSLALPASFTPPELFYQSLELLHDISNSQTLCFPLQRMLKEMEKFLHVRETVTPAITIVLTQREQDDKVLEITAAAPESAASRWIPLLQLHLEKLKLDAPITHLRLEANTLLPRQSPTQDLFAGKRGQLTPGELISLMQAKAGKHGVYSLSLENDHRPERAFKRQLPLQKSTQMLPPFLPTRPALLHVSPRPLLSRPDTLTGPERVSGGWWDKSPIQRDYFVARNKRGQLCWVFRTAQGEWFEHGLFC, from the coding sequence ATGATCCTCTGGTTGTATCTGCATTTCCCCACCTTGCTGCTCGACACCCTTATCCGCGATAACAGGGTGAAAACACCGCTGATTGTACTTTCCCGCACGACAGGTCATGTTTATCAAGCCAACGCACAGGCACGGGAATATGGCATTGTAACGGGTAACGATCTTGGTACCGCCAGCGCGCTCTGTCATGGCTTAGACGTCGCTGACTATGATGAGCAGGCCGAAACCCACCGCCTATTACAGCTGGCTTCCCTGCTGTATCAGGTCAACGCAGACATCATCCCTTACGCACCAGATGGGCTTTTGATGAAAGTCACTCCTATGCTCAAGCTTTACGGCTCGCTGGACAACTACTGGCAATCACTGCTGCCTGTGATCAGTGGCGAGCAGGTGCAATATCACTTCGCGCTTAGCCCCTATCCAGAAGCGGCACGCTGGCTTGCACGGGCAAACGCGGACTGCGGCTACCTGACACCGGAAGCCACCGAGCAGGCGCTCGCCGCACTTTCAGTACGTGAACTGGGATTCACAGAGAAGAATGTTGTCCAGCTGGAACGCATGGGAATCCGACACGCCAAACAATTGCTGGCGTTATCGGTGGATTCACTCGGTCAACGTTTTGGCAAACCGCTGACGGCTCATCTACGCTCCCTGACCCAGAAAAGCCTCGCTTTACCGGCGAGCTTCACACCGCCCGAGCTCTTCTACCAGTCACTGGAGCTTTTGCATGACATTTCCAATAGCCAGACGCTTTGCTTTCCACTTCAGCGCATGCTCAAAGAAATGGAGAAGTTCCTGCACGTTAGGGAGACGGTCACGCCCGCCATTACCATTGTGCTGACACAGCGAGAGCAAGATGACAAAGTCTTGGAGATCACCGCTGCAGCACCTGAATCTGCCGCGAGCCGGTGGATACCACTGCTCCAACTTCATCTTGAAAAACTCAAGCTGGATGCGCCTATTACTCACCTTCGTCTGGAAGCCAATACATTGCTACCAAGACAATCTCCCACCCAGGATTTATTTGCGGGTAAACGAGGACAACTCACACCAGGCGAACTGATTAGCCTGATGCAGGCAAAAGCTGGAAAACACGGAGTGTACAGCCTGTCACTGGAAAATGATCATCGCCCAGAGCGCGCCTTCAAACGCCAGTTGCCATTGCAGAAAAGTACGCAAATGTTACCTCCTTTCCTGCCAACACGCCCTGCGTTACTTCATGTGTCACCGCGTCCTTTGCTGTCTCGTCCTGACACCCTCACAGGCCCTGAACGCGTCAGTGGTGGTTGGTGGGATAAATCGCCCATCCAGCGCGATTACTTTGTCGCCCGTAATAAACGGGGACAACTTTGCTGGGTATTTCGAACCGCACAAGGTGAGTGGTTCGAGCACGGCCTTTTTTGTTGA
- the imuA gene encoding translesion DNA synthesis-associated protein ImuA, with the protein MLDNILALHSGIWTANRLYQPKAHCRPSGHTVLDEKLDGGWPESGVVELQLPCFGIGELRLILPAVVTALKDSELTVFAAPPGELNPIALCQAGLDLEKVIILDASVSSSLWCVEQALKSGCCRSAVLWGKALSVTQARRLQLAATENDCLLFMITHQKSVQGLPVSCRLSAIPDEEGLNVTVIKRRGLPVQPFHVPLAPVFHTFSLAEQVEPPETITLSSLQLADTSNVVPLFR; encoded by the coding sequence ATGCTCGATAATATTCTCGCCCTGCACTCAGGGATCTGGACGGCGAACCGTCTCTATCAACCCAAAGCACACTGCCGCCCCAGCGGCCACACTGTGCTTGATGAAAAGCTGGATGGCGGCTGGCCGGAATCCGGCGTGGTTGAACTACAACTGCCCTGCTTTGGCATTGGTGAACTACGCCTGATCCTGCCAGCAGTCGTGACGGCTTTGAAAGACAGTGAACTTACCGTGTTCGCGGCGCCACCGGGAGAGCTCAATCCAATAGCCCTGTGTCAGGCAGGATTGGATTTAGAGAAGGTGATCATTCTGGATGCGTCTGTTTCATCAAGCCTATGGTGCGTTGAACAAGCCTTGAAAAGTGGTTGCTGTCGCTCTGCCGTACTCTGGGGGAAGGCACTTTCCGTGACTCAGGCCAGACGTCTTCAACTCGCTGCGACTGAAAACGACTGTCTGCTGTTTATGATCACCCACCAAAAAAGTGTTCAGGGTTTGCCGGTAAGCTGCCGCCTGTCTGCCATTCCTGATGAAGAAGGATTGAACGTGACCGTGATTAAACGCCGTGGGCTACCTGTTCAGCCTTTTCATGTGCCATTAGCGCCTGTTTTTCATACTTTCTCACTGGCCGAACAAGTAGAGCCGCCTGAAACCATCACACTGTCATCTCTCCAGTTGGCAGACACCTCTAACGTGGTGCCATTGTTTCGATGA
- a CDS encoding DUF4156 domain-containing protein has product MLLLTGCVATPKPDSEKITVLWGDALEMLHCEDKGVVVGSQGHWYDYWLIDDGVLTQGAVNELRNKAMQLEADTVLLYAPKPFSTSVTFLAKAYRCHP; this is encoded by the coding sequence ATGCTGCTGTTAACAGGCTGCGTGGCAACCCCCAAACCAGACAGTGAAAAAATTACCGTCTTGTGGGGCGACGCATTAGAGATGCTGCATTGTGAAGATAAAGGCGTCGTTGTCGGCTCTCAGGGACATTGGTACGACTACTGGTTGATTGATGATGGCGTGCTGACTCAGGGCGCGGTGAATGAATTGCGTAACAAGGCGATGCAGCTGGAAGCGGACACTGTCCTACTGTATGCGCCAAAACCTTTTTCTACGTCGGTCACTTTTCTGGCAAAAGCGTATCGCTGTCACCCATAA
- a CDS encoding glycosyltransferase, whose protein sequence is MNVERLFIKNFHRQDPRHITIMWWLFFATLLLALWGLYIILPDVPVQEEVVYTLGIIGVWRYGWKTIHLFRGLYYQYVRYPVLSSLAEMTHKPTEILVVIPCYRTTPEISAPVFKALIDEIGNFGVACRAVACVTDEADIGIIESQFDKLKQRVPVTLFIIDQDGTGKRNTMADALTLLAEDRPVSKDSVLILMDGDTIIPEGMLTKVSGFLMRYHDLGAVTTHNKPIVKGNSLTRQWYRQRMAQRHFYMSSLSLTYRVLVLTGRFSAFRASMALSPDFIESLRYDHVKHWRYGRIRMLTGDDKSTWFYVLKERWKMLYIPDMAVTCLEDAPSGSFLGTSISLMTRWYGNMLRSNIRAIQLGPKKAGLFLWICLLDQRISMWTTLIGPSLALFVAALLGPKVVIAYLFWVIATRSLNVLLISIQSGQFHPIFVVLLWYEQMVGSLVKVYLFFHPNVQRWTRQGIAGKVEDHSMSQEIKKWLPHLETTAAFSALLIFVMLLYG, encoded by the coding sequence ATGAATGTTGAACGTCTTTTTATCAAGAACTTCCATCGCCAGGATCCTCGGCACATTACGATCATGTGGTGGTTGTTCTTTGCGACACTGCTACTGGCGCTTTGGGGGCTCTACATCATATTGCCTGACGTTCCGGTTCAGGAGGAAGTAGTATATACCTTGGGCATCATCGGTGTATGGCGTTATGGATGGAAGACGATTCATCTATTCCGCGGGCTCTACTATCAATATGTGCGATACCCTGTGCTCTCAAGTTTGGCCGAGATGACGCACAAACCCACTGAGATATTGGTCGTTATACCCTGCTACCGCACTACTCCGGAAATCAGCGCCCCAGTTTTCAAAGCGCTTATTGATGAAATTGGTAATTTCGGTGTCGCCTGCCGCGCTGTCGCTTGTGTCACGGATGAAGCCGACATCGGGATCATTGAATCCCAGTTCGACAAGCTCAAGCAGCGTGTCCCTGTTACTCTTTTTATCATTGATCAGGACGGAACCGGGAAACGCAACACCATGGCCGACGCACTGACATTGCTGGCTGAAGACCGCCCTGTATCCAAAGACAGTGTTCTTATCCTGATGGATGGAGACACCATCATTCCCGAAGGTATGCTGACTAAAGTATCAGGCTTTCTGATGCGTTATCACGACTTAGGTGCTGTCACCACACACAACAAGCCGATTGTGAAAGGTAACTCTCTGACCCGCCAGTGGTATCGTCAGCGTATGGCGCAGCGCCACTTCTACATGAGCTCTCTTAGCCTGACGTATCGCGTATTGGTGCTCACAGGGCGTTTTTCCGCGTTCCGAGCCTCCATGGCACTCTCACCAGATTTCATTGAGAGCCTTCGTTATGACCATGTGAAGCACTGGCGCTATGGCAGAATTCGCATGCTAACGGGAGATGACAAGAGCACCTGGTTTTATGTGCTCAAAGAGCGCTGGAAAATGCTTTATATTCCGGATATGGCGGTCACTTGTTTGGAGGATGCTCCTTCTGGCAGTTTCTTAGGCACCAGTATCTCCCTGATGACCCGTTGGTACGGCAACATGCTGCGAAGCAATATCCGTGCAATACAGCTTGGGCCTAAAAAGGCTGGCTTGTTTCTCTGGATTTGTCTGTTGGATCAGCGAATCAGTATGTGGACGACCTTGATTGGTCCTTCGCTTGCTTTATTTGTTGCTGCGCTGCTCGGACCTAAGGTGGTGATTGCCTATCTATTTTGGGTGATTGCAACACGAAGTTTGAATGTGCTGCTGATTTCGATTCAGTCAGGGCAATTTCATCCCATCTTTGTGGTGTTACTATGGTATGAGCAAATGGTAGGTTCTCTGGTGAAGGTATACCTGTTCTTTCACCCGAACGTACAACGCTGGACACGACAAGGCATTGCCGGGAAAGTAGAAGACCACTCGATGTCTCAAGAGATCAAAAAGTGGCTTCCACATTTGGAAACCACAGCTGCGTTCAGTGCGTTACTGATCTTCGTGATGCTGCTTTATGGGTGA
- a CDS encoding HlyD family efflux transporter periplasmic adaptor subunit codes for MGVAAINTGSIHTFQSRSGARKFPRIEFPAQVEIDGVLYPTKEWSVGGFSIDDNLYPGKKGDKHHGHLCFELPVGRFSTPMQFEVMRASETGYAMGCQFYSLNSGHQKTLQSIVDTYLTGETISLESVTSYGVKAQLHEEEVKRMQQNWWRFALVALISVAIITVAALMVQSRILNITSHHAAVSQPVLSQRSYNNGVLNLSDFKPGQQVKEGDLLFSVFTEQGTDLLAKDKQELDKVNSKINYLQTVLRQSKESVARYNSQLFKELQLLSEKKDLLTEELQTREKILKLYDRGFRKGSVDSVTRELERVETFEIKRDLLSLDAEIEAIESQLDQILLGVPPKEAQISGKSPFEAQSQLDILIAEKDKLLEEIERLKTRGLAYAPCDCYIVAINARDGQIVQTGTAIFELSPSPSPNRGQRSILALMPLEKAELLKIGMEVEYKLASNDTKQIGTIEHVQFYSAANADIYNEEGESLSGLPKTLPRLNQYTLIKVVPQSGAEQTIVNEPATVIAKVGWKDVFKHWFNL; via the coding sequence ATGGGAGTTGCGGCTATCAACACAGGGTCCATACACACTTTTCAATCCCGCTCAGGTGCGCGTAAATTTCCACGTATCGAATTTCCGGCGCAGGTTGAAATTGATGGTGTTCTATATCCCACAAAAGAGTGGAGTGTGGGTGGATTTTCTATTGATGATAATCTCTACCCAGGAAAGAAAGGCGACAAGCACCACGGACACCTGTGTTTTGAACTCCCTGTAGGTCGTTTCTCTACTCCGATGCAATTTGAAGTCATGCGTGCCAGTGAAACTGGTTATGCAATGGGTTGCCAATTTTATTCCCTCAATTCCGGCCACCAAAAAACATTGCAGTCTATCGTTGACACCTACCTGACTGGTGAAACAATTTCGTTAGAAAGCGTCACCTCCTATGGGGTAAAGGCGCAGCTTCACGAAGAAGAAGTGAAGCGCATGCAGCAAAACTGGTGGCGCTTTGCACTCGTTGCCTTGATTTCAGTAGCGATCATTACCGTTGCCGCCTTGATGGTGCAGTCCCGTATTCTCAACATCACCTCACATCATGCTGCTGTGAGCCAACCTGTGCTCTCCCAACGAAGCTATAACAACGGTGTATTAAACCTTTCAGATTTCAAACCCGGTCAACAAGTCAAAGAGGGCGACCTGTTGTTCTCCGTTTTTACCGAGCAAGGCACGGACTTGCTCGCCAAAGACAAACAAGAGCTGGACAAGGTCAACAGTAAGATTAACTACTTACAAACCGTTCTTCGTCAGAGTAAGGAGTCGGTGGCCCGTTACAACTCACAACTTTTCAAAGAACTTCAGTTGCTTTCTGAAAAAAAGGATTTATTGACAGAAGAGCTCCAAACCCGGGAGAAAATCTTAAAGCTGTATGACAGAGGCTTTCGAAAAGGCAGTGTTGATTCCGTCACGCGAGAGTTGGAGCGTGTTGAAACTTTCGAAATAAAAAGGGATCTTCTTTCACTCGACGCTGAAATCGAAGCTATCGAAAGCCAATTAGATCAGATTTTGCTCGGTGTCCCACCCAAAGAAGCGCAAATAAGTGGTAAATCTCCGTTTGAAGCGCAAAGTCAACTCGACATATTGATCGCTGAAAAAGACAAGCTTCTTGAGGAAATCGAACGACTGAAAACCCGTGGGTTGGCCTATGCCCCCTGCGACTGTTACATCGTTGCCATTAACGCCCGTGACGGCCAAATCGTACAAACTGGCACAGCTATTTTCGAGCTGTCTCCATCACCCAGTCCAAACCGAGGTCAACGCTCGATTCTGGCATTGATGCCACTCGAAAAAGCAGAATTGCTCAAAATCGGCATGGAAGTGGAGTACAAACTTGCCAGTAACGACACAAAGCAAATCGGCACGATAGAGCATGTGCAGTTCTACAGCGCCGCCAATGCGGATATCTACAACGAAGAAGGGGAGTCATTGAGCGGCTTGCCCAAAACGTTACCAAGGCTCAATCAATATACGCTGATAAAAGTTGTGCCTCAATCAGGCGCAGAGCAAACAATTGTTAACGAACCCGCCACTGTGATTGCAAAAGTGGGTTGGAAAGATGTCTTCAAGCATTGGTTCAACCTATGA